From a region of the Entelurus aequoreus isolate RoL-2023_Sb linkage group LG27, RoL_Eaeq_v1.1, whole genome shotgun sequence genome:
- the LOC133644262 gene encoding uncharacterized protein LOC133644262 → MKPFVLFFTWILAWASVSARSTWTNKPAIIVSTSDLNVGEFVKVSCTLPIDYRGGDCRLYRGDSRLPFRHMLALDYVCVFRLSSGDLLGPQPVGSLVSLRCDYHLQDYTSVSSDGASVVVWGTSPSPQLSVSHRVVSPNDTVEVICSPPRPPVYKCLFYRDQDTVAEGPCRRKLTGSQLARWATPAVLLPVNLTCRYRPQEDVYFLSDASSNNVLLVVANDYKTPE, encoded by the exons ATGAAACCGTTTGTGCTCTTCTTCACGTGGATTCTTGCCT GGGCGTCGGTCTCGGCCAGGTCCACGTGGACAA ACAAGCCCGCCATCATAGTCAGTACCTCGGACCTGAATGTGGGGGAGTTCGTGAAGGTCAGCTGCACGCTGCCCATCGACTACCGCGGTGGCGATTGTCGTCTCTACCGGGGAGACTCTCGCTTACCCTTCCGACATATGTTGGCCTTGGACTACGTTTGCGTCTTCCGCCTGTCGTCCGGCGACCTTCTGGGGCCGCAGCCGGTCGGCAGCCTGGTGTCGTTGAGGTGCGACTACCACCTGCAAGACTACACGTCCGTGTCCAGCGACGGCGCCAGTGTTGTAGTTTGGG GCACTAGTCCCAGTCCCCAGCTGTCAGTCAGCCATCGGGTGGTCTCTCCAAACGACACCGTGGAGGTCATCTGCTCGCCGCCGCGCCCGCCGGTCTACAAATGTCTCTTCTACCGAGACCAGGACACCGTCGCCGAGGGACCCTGCCGACGCAAGCTGACGGGCAGCCAACTGGCCCGCTGGGCGACACCCGCCGTACTACTTCCTGTCAACCTGACCTGCCGCTACCGACCCCAGGAAGACGTCTACTTCCTCTCAGACGCCAGCAGCAACAACGTGCTGCTTGTAGTCGCTAACGACTACAAAACACCAGAATAA
- the LOC133644808 gene encoding sphingosine 1-phosphate receptor 1-like — MADPAHSDLIARHYNYTGKFRKSDGGSGLKADSVVFIVVCCLIVLENLLVLATIWRTKKFHKPMYYFIGNLALSDLLAGVVYTANILLSGANTYKLTPTQWFLREGSMFVALAASVFSLLAIAVERHLTMLKMKLHNSGSASRVFPLISAVWMVAALLGGLPLMGWNCIGQLSHCSTVLPLYHKTYILFCTTVFSVILMAVVALYARIYALVRARSRQLVFRKAPNGGKSSEKSMALLRTVMVVLSCFIACWAPLFVLLLLDAACHTLHCSILYKAEWFLALAVLNSATNPLIYTLTSNEMRRAFLKTLLCGSARVRAAVSYVGAEFSRSKSDNSSHPNKEEVEYTRRGARAAEVASSSS; from the coding sequence ATGGCTGACCCCGCCCACTCGGACCTCATCGCCAGGCACTACAACTACACGGGAAAGTTCCGCAAGTCGGACGGGGGCTCGGGCCTGAAGGCCGACTCGGTGGTCTTCATCGTGGTTTGCTGCCTGATCGTGCTGGAGAACCTCCTGGTCCTGGCCACCATCTGGAGGACCAAGAAGTTCCACAAGCCCATGTACTACTTCATCGGGAACCTGGCGCTGTCCGACCTGCTGGCGGGCGTGGTCTACACGGCCAACATCCTGCTGTCGGGCGCCAACACCTACAAGCTGACGCCCACGCAGTGGTTCCTGCGCGAGGGCTCCATGTTCGTGGCGCTGGCGGCGTCCGTCTTCAGCCTGCTGGCCATCGCGGTGGAGCGCCACCTGACCATGCTGAAGATGAAGCTGCACAACAGCGGCAGCGCCAGCCGCGTCTTCCCGCTCATCAGCGCCGTGTGGATGGTGGCGGCGCTCCTGGGCGGCCTGCCGCTGATGGGCTGGAACTGCATCGGGCAGCTGAGCCActgctccaccgtgctgccgcTCTACCACAAGACCTACATCCTCTTCTGCACCACCGTCTTCAGCGTCATCCTCATGGCCGTCGTGGCGCTCTACGCCCGCATCTACGCGCTGGTGCGCGCCCGCAGCCGCCAGCTGGTCTTCCGCAAGGCGCCCAACGGCGGCAAGAGCTCGGAGAAGTCCATGGCGCTGCTCCGGACCGTCATGGTGGTGCTGAGCTGCTTCATCGCCTGCTGGGCGCCGCTCTTCGTCCTGCTGCTGCTGGACGCCGCCTGCCACACGCTCCACTGCTCCATCCTCTACAAGGCCGAGTGGTTCCTGGCGCTCGCCGTCCTCAACTCCGCCACCAACCCGCTCATCTACACGCTGACCAGCAACGAGATGCGCCGCGCCTTCCTCAAGACGCTGCTCTGCGGCTCCGCCCGCGTCCGCGCCGCCGTCAGCTACGTCGGGGCGGAGTTCAGCCGCAGCAAGTCGGATAACTCCTCCCACCCCAACAAGGAGGAGGTGGAGTACACCCGGAGGGGGGCGAGGGCGGCCGAGGTCGCCTCTTCCTCGTCCTAG